A DNA window from Oryzias latipes chromosome 5, ASM223467v1 contains the following coding sequences:
- the LOC101161793 gene encoding cytochrome b561 domain-containing protein 2 isoform X1, with the protein MAVSREVESEPRLYGCGRAASAALTHLISVILTAFMAFLSRPGTTWFSWHPFLMTLAFSFFMTQAILLFSPHGSLVRRFSHKAKGRVHWMLQGLGALCAVTGLTAIFYNKGLNGKPHFTSWHGLLGLLTVCVAVAQSLAAVPLIYHSLAKGWSLAKLKRYHAASGLVAYLLGSGSLLLGLCSTWFTASVGEHTWYLAALGPVLSALVIMNQVSSAYIVKKRLQS; encoded by the exons ATGGCTGTCAGCAGAGAGGTGGAGTCTGAGCCCCGGCTGTACGGCTGCGGCAGAGCCGCGTCCGCAGCGCTGACCCACCTCATCTCTGTCATCCTCACCGCCTTCATGGCGTTTCTGAGTCGACCTGGAACAA CCTGGTTTTCGTGGCATCCGTTCCTCATGACGCTGGCA TTTAGTTTCTTCATGACACAAGCCATCCTCCTCTTTTCTCCCCACGGATCCCTCGTCCGAAGGTTTTCCCACAAAGCCAAAGGCCGCGTTCACTGGATGCTGCAGGGTCTCGGCGCCCTGTGCGCCGTCACGGGCCTGACCGCCATCTTTTACAACAAAGGGCTGAACGGAAAGCCCCACTTCACCTCCTGGCACGGTCTGCTGGGCCTGCTCACCGTGTGCGTGGCGGTCGCTCAGTCTCTGGCGGCCGTGCCCCTCATTTACCACTCTCTGGCCAAAGGCTGGTCTCTCGCCAAACTCAAGCGCTACCACGCGGCGTCTGGACTCGTCGCCTACCTGCTCGGAAGCGGCAGCCTGCTCCTGGGGCTCTGCTCGACCTGGTTCACGGCCTCCGTCGGGGAACACACCTGGTACCTGGCGGCACTCGGTCCCGTCCTCAGTGCTCTTGTCATAATGAACCAAGTCTCCAGTGCGTACATAGTGAAGAAACGACTACAGTCCTGA
- the LOC101161793 gene encoding cytochrome b561 domain-containing protein 2 isoform X2 gives MAVSREVESEPRLYGCGRAASAALTHLISVILTAFMAFLSRPGTTWFSWHPFLMTLAFSFFMTQAILLFSPHGSLVRRFSHKAKGRVHWMLQGLGALCAVTGLTAIFYNKGLNGKPHFTSWHGLLGLLTVCVAVAQSLAAVPLIYHSLAKGWSLAKLKRYHAASGLVAYLLGSGSLLLGLCSTWFTASVGEHTWYLAALGPVLSALVIMNQVSKLQRS, from the exons ATGGCTGTCAGCAGAGAGGTGGAGTCTGAGCCCCGGCTGTACGGCTGCGGCAGAGCCGCGTCCGCAGCGCTGACCCACCTCATCTCTGTCATCCTCACCGCCTTCATGGCGTTTCTGAGTCGACCTGGAACAA CCTGGTTTTCGTGGCATCCGTTCCTCATGACGCTGGCA TTTAGTTTCTTCATGACACAAGCCATCCTCCTCTTTTCTCCCCACGGATCCCTCGTCCGAAGGTTTTCCCACAAAGCCAAAGGCCGCGTTCACTGGATGCTGCAGGGTCTCGGCGCCCTGTGCGCCGTCACGGGCCTGACCGCCATCTTTTACAACAAAGGGCTGAACGGAAAGCCCCACTTCACCTCCTGGCACGGTCTGCTGGGCCTGCTCACCGTGTGCGTGGCGGTCGCTCAGTCTCTGGCGGCCGTGCCCCTCATTTACCACTCTCTGGCCAAAGGCTGGTCTCTCGCCAAACTCAAGCGCTACCACGCGGCGTCTGGACTCGTCGCCTACCTGCTCGGAAGCGGCAGCCTGCTCCTGGGGCTCTGCTCGACCTGGTTCACGGCCTCCGTCGGGGAACACACCTGGTACCTGGCGGCACTCGGTCCCGTCCTCAGTGCTCTTGTCATAATGAACCAAGTCTCCA